The DNA window TCCGTAACCAGCGGACAGAGGGCCGGTTTGGGGGCAATAATGGAATGGCCGAAGTCCGCCGCCAGACGGTATCCGTCGCCGGTGGAGCCGGTCATAGGCCAGCTGGCTCCCCCTGTAGCCAAAATGACCGCCCGGCTGACAATCGTCTCTTTGTCGGTGCGAATCTCAAATTCCTGATGGTTGGCGGTGATATGTTCGGCACGCCGCCCGTACAGAAACCAGACCCCCAGTTCGCGGGCCGTTTCCAGCAGACATTGAGAGATATCCGAAGCTTTGCTGCTGACCGGAAATACGCAGCCGTCTTTTTCTTCCTGCGTCGGCACATTTCGGCTGTGAAAAAACTCTCGAACCTGCTGCGGCGAAAAGGCATACAGAGCCGGTTTCAGGAAGCGGCCGCAGGGGCCGTAAGCCCGCACAAACTCCTCGATGCTTCCCGTATGCGTCAGATTGCACCGGCCCCGTCCGGTTTTCAGCAGTTTCCGTCCGGCCGTGGTGTTGCGCTCGACCAGGAGGACTTGCGCGCCTTGCCGGGCGGCAAAAATCGCCGCTGTCAGGCCCGCCGGCCCGGCTCCAATGATGCACAGTTTCGTTTTCATCTTTTATTAAACTCGTCGGCGGTCAAAGTCAGAGTGTCACCGGATTTGAATGTTCTGTTCAGTGTTTGATTGCGGTATCGAATCCGGCAGGCATTGTCCGCCCCCGCCCGAATGACGGCCTTTTCGAGACCATGCTCTTCCCAGGCAAGGTCGATTTCAAAACCGCCCCGTGCCCGCAGCCCTTGAATACGCCCCCGCGGCCATTCAGCGGGCAAGGCCGGCAGCAGTTCAATCAGAACCGTCCCATCCGGTGTACGGACATGAGACTGCAGCAGCATCTCCGCGATGGCCGCCGTTCCTCCGAAGTTGCCGTCGATCTGAAACGGCGGATGTGTGTCAAACAGATTCGCCAGCGTGCTTTTGGCCAGCAGGGCCTGCAGGTTTTCATAGGCCTTTTGCGGTTCGTGAAGGCGCGCCCAGAAAAGAATCATCCAGGCCCGCGACCAGCCCGTGTGTCCGCCGCCGTGTGCCAGACGGTATTCAATCGTTTTTTTGGCCGCCTGCGTAAAGTCCGGATGGTCATAGACATTGTACTGGCGGCCCGGATGCAGCGCAAACAAATGCGACATATGCCGATGGCCCGGCTCGGCCTCTTCAAACGGCTGCGCCCATTCCATCAGGCGGCCGTCCGGCCCGATTTGTGTCGGAGCCAGTTTTTCCAGTGCCGTCCGCACCCGCTGGGTGAAGTCATCCCGAATGCCGAGAATCTCCGCCGCCTCGAGCGTATTGCTAAAGACGTCCCAGATAATCTGCTGACTCATCGCAGCGCCCATCGAAACAGCGATTTTCTGTTTGTCGGGGCTCAGGTACAGATTTTCCGGAGAGGTATCCGGCCCGGCTGTCAAAAGGCCTGTTTGCGGATGCGGCGTCAGATAGTCCAGATAAAACAGGGCCGCTTCCTTCAAAAGCGGATAGGCGCGTTTCCGCAGAAAATCCTTATCCTGCGTGAATCGGTAATGTTCCATGAAATGCTGAGCGGCCCAGCCGCCCCCGTGCGGCCACAGGCCGTACTGGACGTTCCCGAACGGGTCAGTGTACAGCCAGGCATCCGTTGTAAACGATGCACAGAAACCGCGGGCCCCATAAAGCCGCTGCGCTGTCCGGCGGCCGTTGGGCACCAGCCGCTCAATGAAATCCAAAAAAGGAATATGGCACTCCGACAGGTTCGTCACCTCTGCAGGCCAGTAATTCATCTGGATATTGATGTTGATGTGATAATCGCTGTTCCACGGGGCTCGAATGTTGTCGTTCCAGATTCCCTGCAGATTGGCGGGCAGACAGCCCGGCCGTGACGAGCTGATTAACAAATACCTGCCGAAATGAAAATACAGGGCCGCCAGACCGGGGTCATCCGCCCCGTCTCGGACTGCCTGAAGCCGCACATCCGTCGGTTTGTTGGAAGAATCCGGCCCGGCCAAATCAAGAAGACACCGTCGGAAAAGCCGCTGGTGTTCGGCGATATGCTCGGCCTTGAGCTGTTCATAGGGTTTCCTGCAGGCGGCCTCAATCTGCTGTCGGCAGACCTGCCGGCGGTCTCGTGTCAGCGGTTTGGCGGGGTCTTTCAGATTGTAATCCGTGGCGGCCGCAAGATACAAGGTCGCCGCATCCGCCTCTTCAATCACCAGCTGATTGTTTTCCGTGCGGAGGCGTCCTCCTTGCGTCTGTCCTTTCAGCAGACAATGCCACTTGACCCCCAACTGCCGGCCTCCGTGCTGGGCCCGGCCGTACATTTCGATGGCGTCCGGTCCTGCGGCGGCGGTGGTAAAATCGGCGGGCCGTTCCAGGGCTGCTTTCAGATTCAGTCGCCCGGGCTGTTCAGCCGTAATTCGAATAACCAGTACATCGGCGGCAGGCGATGAAAAGACCTCTCGCGTGTAGGACACTCCTTCATATGTAAAGCGAGTTGTCACGGCGGCGGTGTCCAGGCACAGTTGACGGCGGTAGTTCTCCACCGGCACTCGCTGCTGCTGGGCCAGACGAACCTCCCCGGCCATCTGTCCGGGGCCGGAATAGTTGGTCACGGCTGCCGCCAGAACATTCTCTCCTGCCCGAAGCAGAGGACCCGCATCAAACGCATATGGTTTGTTCCATTGACTGGTACGGCCCAGCTCTTTGCCGTTCAGGGAAAGGATGCCTCGGTCGTCAATCGGCTCCAGCTCCAGACGGGTCAGCCCTTTTTCGATTTGCTCAGCCGTCAGAGAAAAGCGGGTGCGAAAGACAACGGTTTTTCCCTCCGGCACGTCCAGCGACGAAGCCGCCGGCCAGCCGCTGTCGTCAAACGTTTCAGCCAGTTGAGATGCATCAACTCCGTCCAGCACCGGTCCCCGCTTCCAGCCCTGGATAGGCAAAGGAGGCACTGTCGGCTGCGGCGCACCGTCCATTCGCAGATAGAGGTCTCCGAGCGTCTGATAGCTTCGCGGTTCAATCGGGTCACCCATCACAGCCTGAACGACGCGCTGGGCTTCGGCGTATCGTCCTTCGAACCAGAGAGCCCGGGCCTTTTCAACCGCTTCCCGAAAGCCCTCTTTGGCCTGCGGTACCGGAGGACCCGCCCAAATTGTTTCTTCATTGAGCTGAAGCCGTTCCTCCACCGTGCCCCCGAAGACCATCGCCCCCAGCCGGCCGTTGCCCACCGGCAGGGCCTCCGTCCATTCCTCTGCGGGCTGGGAATACCACAGCGTCAATTCCTCGGCCCCCAGCGGCAGGCCGACGGACAGCAGCAACACCAGCACGGTTTTCATTCGAAGACCTCCTCGAGATTTTTACTGAAAGTCAATCTATCCTACCCGACCGTCTGTGGGCTTTCAAGAAAACATCTTTTCAAACCGGCCTGTGCCGCTATAATAACCGAATCAGGACAGACAAACGAGAGACTTTTACAGATAAAGGGGATTTCGATGGCTCGGCATTCGCGGCTTGAAGTGCTTTGTGCAATGAAGGAAATCGGTCTGATACCCGTTTTTTATCAGGGCGATGTCGAAACGGCGGTTCAGATTGCGCAGGCCTGTGCGGAGGGCGGGGCTCGCTGTATTGAGTTTACCAATCGCGGCGACCGGGCTGTGAGGGTTTTTGAGGAATTGACGCGCTGGCGGGATAAGCAGAAACCGGAAATCATTCTCGGCGTCGGTTCCATTGTTGATGCGCCTACCGCTGCCCTGTACATTGCGGCTGGAGCGGATTTTGTTGTCGGACCGCTGCTCGATGAGGACACAGCCAGACTGTGCAACAGCCGCAAAATTCCCTATCTGCCCGGCTGCGGTTCCGTCACGGAGATTCATCGGGCCCATCAGCTGGGCGTGGAAATCTGCAAAATCTTCCCGGGCGGCCAGGTCGGCGGGCCTGAATTTGTCAAAGCCGTTCGCGGGCCTTGTCCGTGGGCCGAACTGATGCCTACCGGCGGGGTGTCGCCGACGCAGGAGAGTCTGTCCGCCTGGTTCAATGCCGGAACCGTCTGCGTCGGAATGGGCTCCAACCTCATCACCAAGGCCCTGGTAGAGGCCAAAGATTTTGCGGGCATCACGAAGGCCGTCCGCCAGACCCTCGAGCTCGTCCGGGAAATCCGCCGGCAAATCCGAGTCAAGTAAGGCCAAGCAGGACGATACAAACCCCGGCAGGGTTTTTTGTGAGCCGGTTGGATCGTCCGTCAGATGGGCGGAACGTTTTTTGAGTCATCAGAGAGGGTTGAAGAGGAGGTCGAGCATTGCCTCCCCCGGGCTTGCGCCCGGGGCTATTTCCCGCGCCCAAGCCCCCGTCGTTCCCGCGCAGACCCGTGTCATTCCTGCGACTTGTTCTCCGAATCTTCAGCGAAGGAGAAAGGCGGGAATCCAGCCCTCTCCTTCCCGCGTCCTGTCTTTCGAAGCTTTAGCGGAGGAGGACGGCATAAGATAGCCCCGCCCGCAAGGGCGGGGAATAGAAGGACTCAATTCGCTCGTGATGTTTGTTCTGTCCCTGCCGCTGAGCGGGTCTTTGTTGATTCCGGGGCTGACGTATCTGGAGACGCTTCTATCCAGGTCAGCTCAAACAGCTGGTCCGGCTCCGAACGATATTGCTTCAAAAGGGGACTGTAGGACCAGCAGGTAATCTTTTTCAAATCGCGGCGAAACGTCATCACCCGCAGCCAGGCCTGACCGCCGATATCATGAATCGGAGTTTGGTAGTTAACCAGCATTTGAATGACGGCTCGCCCGCCGTCGGTTTGGGAAATCAAAAGCCCCGTCCCGTCGCCTATGACATGTCCGCTGACAACCAGAAAGACGTTGTCGTGTTTGCGGACCAGTTTGTCCCAGATTTCCTGCCCGTCATTGCCCGCCGGTTCAGTCGGGTAAACGTGGGGATTCCAGTCCTGTTTGTCGCCTTTGGTTTTCCAGTCATACCGGCTGTCATCGTGGTATAAATAGGCGTGAACCAAAAGAATTGCGTTTCGCTCCGGATAACGTGCGAGAATTTCTGAGGCCCACTGCAGGGTTTCATCCGTCGGGGCCCATTCGAGGGTCACAATCAGCCAGCGGCTGGGGCCGGGCGCTTCAAAAAGGTGATAGGAATTGGCCGTTTGACCGGCGGTTTTTACGCCTGCCAGTCCGGTCCAGCCGGACAGCCGTTCATACGGAAAGGAGGTATCCAGCCCGGTGCTTCGCTCGGCCGCATTGCCGCCGGGGCCGCAGTCGTGATTGCCTGTACACATTGCATACGGGACGTGTCCATCCAGGATTTTTAGTGCGCTGGAGGCATTTTCCCATTCCTTTTGGCTGTTGGTATTCGTAATATCGCCCGGCAGCAGCACATATTGAATCCGAAGCGAACGGGCCTGATTGCGGACCCACTGGGTCTGAAGCTCAAAAAGCCCCGGATATGTTTCGTTGTAATACTGCACGTCCGGCAGGATAACCAGCGACCAGCAGTCTTCAAAAGAAGGTGGAATTGCGACGTTTTCCGTCCGAATAGTCCACTGGGCTGAAAGCATAGTTCCAAGCACTCCCAACCAGCACAATACACTGTGTCCCATTCTCTTTTGTCTCCTTATGTGTTTTTCTTTGCTCGGCAGTATAGACCGACGAAGGGAAGTTTATCAATCTCAAAGGCCGCTACAGTGCTGATTTTATTGGATAGCAGAGCAGAAAAAAAACTCTGGACGGGCCGCTGCTCGTCGCAGAAAATAGCCTCCAGTCCGGCAGCACCTCCGCAAAGGAGGGGCACAAGGCCTTCTGTACAAAAATTGATAGAAGCAGAAAGGAAGCGGCGATGAAAAAGGTAGTGGATATCTACATTCCTCTGGATGCACGGGAAAAACCCAACGAAGTCGTCATGGCGGTGGCCAAACCGCAGCTGGAGCATCTGAAAAAGGTCATTCGCAGTCTGGGCTGGCAGCCCAACGTCCTCAACCCTGACAAGCCGGTTTCGAGTGTAGCCGAAGGGCTGCGGGTGATTCGAAAGGCCAAAGGCAGCCGCTTTATCAACTTTATGGCCGGCTGGGCCTATCCGGATTTTTCCGTCAGCCCGATGTGGCAGCTCCCCAAAGACACGCCCAAGCTCCTTTTGGGCAGTGCCATTCCGGATTTTCCCGGTGCCGTAGGGCTTTTGGCGGCCGCAAGCGGCACCGAGCATGTCGGCATCAAAACCAGCCGGCTGTTTGTGGAGAAGTTTGAGGAGTACGATACTTATCGGGATGCACTCGAAACCTTCCTGACCAAGGGCCGCTATGCCCCGAAGTATCCAAAGCCCATCGAAATCAGGGTTTCCGAGGCCAACCGCAAAAAGGCCCAGAAGGTTAAAAAACAGCTGTCCGGTATGGTGTACGGAACCATCGGCCCCCGCTCGATGGAGATGTGGAACAAGATATCCGAGGCCGATTTCCTCCGCTATTTCGGCATTGCCAAACTCGGCTTTGACGGCCTGCGCCTGCTGAAGATGGCCGAACGCATCCCTGATGAGCGGGCGCAGCAGGCCTTCGATTTTCTTGTGCAGAATAAAATGCGTTTTGTCCTCGGCACCAACCCCGAAACCGAATTGACCAAGGACATGGTCCTGTTCCAGATGAAGGTGTATTGTGCTCTGCTGGAACTCCAAAAGCAGTTTGGGCTGGATTTTGTCGGTGTGCAGGACCAGCTGGACTGGATTGAGCACTATCCGACGACTGACTTAACGCTGGGCATTCTGAACAATCGCCTCCGTCCGGAAGGGGACGGCACGACCTTCGTCGCCGCCACGGAGGCCGATGACGGAGCCGCTCTGACGATGCAGGTGCTCAAACTGCTCACCGGCGGGAAACCCGTCGGCTTTAACGACCTGCGGTACTGGCAGCCCGACACAATGCTCTACTGGTTCGTTAACTCCGGCGCCCTGGCTCCGTATTTCGCTTACGGACGCGACGATTCGCTCGAAGGCGCCTGGTCGGAACGCCAGACCCCGATGTACTTCAAGGCCGGCGGCGGCACCTGTTCTGTTGTAGTCCGCAAGCCCGGCGTCGTCACCTGGGCCCGCTTCAGCTATCGCAATCATCAGCTGTATCTGTGCGCCGGACGCGGCAAGACGGATGTTCCGTCGGAGGAAGAATGGCTCCGGCGCACCGAGCGGTGCAGCCGCGACTGGCCCCAGTGGTATCTCAAGTTGTGCGGACGAATCGAATGGAAAGTCAACACGAACCATCCGATGACCGTCTTCGGCGATTATCTGGCGGATTTGAAGGCCCTGGCGGAAGAGCTGAATATCCCGTTTGAGTGCTACGACTTCATGACGCCGGCGGAGATTGATTAGGACGGCACTTTATCCCCGCATCGGCATTGAGGCGGCGGAACGATGTTGTTTGCGAAACCGGCTGGGCGTAAGCCCAGTCAGTTTTTTAAAGGTTCGGTTAAAATAACTCAGATTCTCGAACCCCGATTCGTAACAAATCTCCAGACAGGTTTTCTCTGTCGTTAAAAGCAGCCGTTTGGCCCAGCGGATGCGAAGTTCATTCAGATAGGCGACGGCGGTTGTCTGCATCCGCTCCTGAAACAGATGACACAGTCGGGATACACTCAAATGCGCCGAGCGGGCAATCTGCTCGAGCGTGATTCGT is part of the Anaerohalosphaeraceae bacterium genome and encodes:
- a CDS encoding glycoside hydrolase N-terminal domain-containing protein, encoding MKTVLVLLLSVGLPLGAEELTLWYSQPAEEWTEALPVGNGRLGAMVFGGTVEERLQLNEETIWAGPPVPQAKEGFREAVEKARALWFEGRYAEAQRVVQAVMGDPIEPRSYQTLGDLYLRMDGAPQPTVPPLPIQGWKRGPVLDGVDASQLAETFDDSGWPAASSLDVPEGKTVVFRTRFSLTAEQIEKGLTRLELEPIDDRGILSLNGKELGRTSQWNKPYAFDAGPLLRAGENVLAAAVTNYSGPGQMAGEVRLAQQQRVPVENYRRQLCLDTAAVTTRFTYEGVSYTREVFSSPAADVLVIRITAEQPGRLNLKAALERPADFTTAAAGPDAIEMYGRAQHGGRQLGVKWHCLLKGQTQGGRLRTENNQLVIEEADAATLYLAAATDYNLKDPAKPLTRDRRQVCRQQIEAACRKPYEQLKAEHIAEHQRLFRRCLLDLAGPDSSNKPTDVRLQAVRDGADDPGLAALYFHFGRYLLISSSRPGCLPANLQGIWNDNIRAPWNSDYHININIQMNYWPAEVTNLSECHIPFLDFIERLVPNGRRTAQRLYGARGFCASFTTDAWLYTDPFGNVQYGLWPHGGGWAAQHFMEHYRFTQDKDFLRKRAYPLLKEAALFYLDYLTPHPQTGLLTAGPDTSPENLYLSPDKQKIAVSMGAAMSQQIIWDVFSNTLEAAEILGIRDDFTQRVRTALEKLAPTQIGPDGRLMEWAQPFEEAEPGHRHMSHLFALHPGRQYNVYDHPDFTQAAKKTIEYRLAHGGGHTGWSRAWMILFWARLHEPQKAYENLQALLAKSTLANLFDTHPPFQIDGNFGGTAAIAEMLLQSHVRTPDGTVLIELLPALPAEWPRGRIQGLRARGGFEIDLAWEEHGLEKAVIRAGADNACRIRYRNQTLNRTFKSGDTLTLTADEFNKR
- a CDS encoding metallophosphoesterase — encoded protein: MGHSVLCWLGVLGTMLSAQWTIRTENVAIPPSFEDCWSLVILPDVQYYNETYPGLFELQTQWVRNQARSLRIQYVLLPGDITNTNSQKEWENASSALKILDGHVPYAMCTGNHDCGPGGNAAERSTGLDTSFPYERLSGWTGLAGVKTAGQTANSYHLFEAPGPSRWLIVTLEWAPTDETLQWASEILARYPERNAILLVHAYLYHDDSRYDWKTKGDKQDWNPHVYPTEPAGNDGQEIWDKLVRKHDNVFLVVSGHVIGDGTGLLISQTDGGRAVIQMLVNYQTPIHDIGGQAWLRVMTFRRDLKKITCWSYSPLLKQYRSEPDQLFELTWIEASPDTSAPESTKTRSAAGTEQTSRAN
- a CDS encoding bifunctional 4-hydroxy-2-oxoglutarate aldolase/2-dehydro-3-deoxy-phosphogluconate aldolase is translated as MARHSRLEVLCAMKEIGLIPVFYQGDVETAVQIAQACAEGGARCIEFTNRGDRAVRVFEELTRWRDKQKPEIILGVGSIVDAPTAALYIAAGADFVVGPLLDEDTARLCNSRKIPYLPGCGSVTEIHRAHQLGVEICKIFPGGQVGGPEFVKAVRGPCPWAELMPTGGVSPTQESLSAWFNAGTVCVGMGSNLITKALVEAKDFAGITKAVRQTLELVREIRRQIRVK